In Episyrphus balteatus chromosome 4, idEpiBalt1.1, whole genome shotgun sequence, the sequence TGCaaaaatttaagagaaaaatattttttttaaatcccaaaACTAAGCACTTatacaaatgaaataaatagATACGCGGAAAATACCAAAACATAAGATTAACAGTCacaaatgttttgttttatttcatgaatAGGTATGATGTGCAAGTAATTTCGTGATATTACATACCCaagcctattttttttaatcactttCAGCAATTAGTCTTAGACTGCTGTTAATTAGAACCAATagtaaatgaaaacaaaacataattaCCTATAAACTCGAAGATaggaattattattataaactcgttgttgtttttttataaaaagcttttcgTTAAAAATTTCAGAACACAAAATACCATCTTTTTTTATCTAATTCCACTGTTAGCcgttttttaaagtatttattgCATAAATAAATACGATTATTCAGattgtaaaaattgtattttttttttatttatttaaaatttttgcacgAAAGAAAAACAAGGCGACGAacgtacattttatttattattttaaacaaaataatttaaaaggaaAATAATATCCCCGCTTACTATGAAAATATTTCGAATATAAAATGAGTAGTAGCTAAACAATCATTTCGGAATTTTTGCTGGAATGTTTGTTCAATTTAAGAATTCCTCTTAAACAAAATTGCTCATTTTAATTTTGGGCgcattgcatttaaaaattcgGGGATTTTTGTCATAAATTCCATAGTAAGATAAATATTTTACACCTGGAAAATGTATCTTTTCACCTCAATAGAATCCTCGGCATAGGACGTTGGtaaattgggttaaatatttatcCGAGGatgaatttttgacatttcgtcggcctcataaggaccaaaatcaaaattttacaggagagacgaaagagtagaGAGAGACAACACAGCAGTTGAGGAGTAACGTGCTgggcaaaatttgaatttaagtctatttggAGAGTTTTCGGAATGGCTTTAAATTTTCTGGGTTGATCCGCttacatattttctaaaaaaatggcattcaaaagtcagaAGAGCTCCATACTTACTGAGGTTTTTCtgcattaaacaaaacaaattcccTTCATGATCGCTTTTAAAATTCCGGGCGAACAATAGTATTCCGGGCGGAAAACATTCCACGTGAAACACCCGATAGGGCTGAATATACTTTAAAATTCGTAAATTTAAATGGATCTGCAGGAAGTTCAGACCTCAAAACTGCCataaaaatgaatataattCAAACATTGATCCGGAGATGAAACTATGGGTAAATtcacaaacgtcaaattttttgGTAGTGATTACGCATCACTGCTTTTTTGCGATGCTGATCGTTGCTCAGCTGATGACGATGCGATGCTGATCGACAAAAAGTTTtacgtttaaaaacaatttttgcttaATGATGGAAATGTTATAATTTCtttgttataattaaaatcTGGAGCCTCACATTTTATCTCCTCCAGAACATTCCTCCACAATACTGACTTCGATTTTCTGCCTCCAATAAATTCACCTTCATATATTAATTTGCTTTCAATTAGTTGTTTAATTTGTGTGCTGGTAAAATATTCcctaaatttcttcaaatttattcatttataaacaatttagaatttgattaaatactttttattgtccttttccttaatttttttttttactccaaaTCGCGTCGGCATCACCAAGTTATCAAGAAAATTCTTGatgcttttttgtttgatatttgcgcATCAGTTTATCCAAATTTGCAATAATGAACGATTGACTTTTAAGTGATGCTATTTATTTGCGTTTATGAACGTGCTACAGGAATGATCGCAAATCATCTCTGCAGTGATGCGTTTGTGAATTTACACTATGTTCGTAGTTCGTACAACTTATCCTACATATAAGAagtcaaaaataagaaattacGTTAACCGATTTGATTCCTAATTAATAGTACAATACGAAACCAATCgattttttcacttaaaatcaTTTCTGCCACtacttcaaaaattcaaacattaaCCTCTCcaataaaactatttatttttcatagtAATCACCCACTTATACGTTTTGTCATCTTACACCACTCTCCCCTAACtttcttaaatgattttgattaaaatgaaataatcttatcaacaaaaaaattgtttttcttcaaCCAAACCGTTATCATAATttcttatttataaacaaaaaataaagccgGCTAACCGATTGCCTACAACAATGTAAGATACTCTACCCTTAAACGCTTGTATGTGGCCTTGATTTGGCATATAATTTGCACCAAGTTGATCCAACTCTTCAACTTATCTCTATGTCTTATCATCCAATTATCATGACAAGTACCAATACGGTACAAGTTCTCTTCTCTCCGCACTCCTCCCCTATTTAAAATGAGCTCTAAAATATGTTTATTGTAAGTTTTATTACAACCATTCCTCTCATGCTCATATTATCATACATTAAAATGTTTACAGCGAATAGAGTTGAGTGACATCTCTCAATTATTGTAGTGAATTGCTAATCCAATAAAGAGTAGGTACCTTACCTACCCACTTGACTAGTGTCAGCCGCGACACAATTCATCCAGTATGCGTTTGGAGTATGGTGTAGCCGGTTTTCTCCCAGCTGATTTCACTCACTCACCTCATGTGTTTGTTTTGATAGctgtttttgttgatttattttgtgttgataaTATTtagcaacaaaaacaaaatacctaCCTTAATCgctaataaatacaaaaaaacatgataaactTTATCAACtataatgtttattttatattaaagtaaaattttatattttctttgtttCATCAAATAGCTACAGATCTTGCAGCAGTTGAAGAATACCTTGCATACAATGTCGTCGACAAAAAAAGTTTCTCTAGAATTTAAAGGCCTTATGGCTCCAGTATTTACATCTTTCAACAACGACGAGTAAGTCGAAAAAGCGATAAGGacaaaaacctttatttttatttactctCCAATTTCATATATATAAAACAGAAAACGAACTATTCGAGTGGACAATATCGATGGTTATGCGAAATTCCTTAAATCCGAAGGCATCCATGGAGTTCTCGGTCGGTATAAGAAATTTAACGGTCCGTGTGGCAACAAATTTTGTAATAACTTTGCTTTTTTATGATTCTCTCTATCGTCATCATCGCAACCACCACCACAGTCAATGGAACAACTGGAGAAGGTCCTGTCCTCAACTTGGTAGAAAGGAAACTAGTTACAGAGAAATGGTGGGAGGCAGCAAAGAAATATGATTTGACTTTGATGGTACAAATAGGTGGTGCTGCCCTTCCGGATGTTATTGAATTGGCCATTCATGCTGAATCGCTTGGTGTGCATGCCATTTTGTGCTTACCCGAATTGTACTTTAAGCCAAAGAACGTGGAGGCTTTAGTCgaatactttaaattgatatcGAAATATTGTCCAAATACACCTTTACTCTACTATCATATTCCAATGTTTGTTGGACTGAATTGTAAGTATACTATACACACTACCTCTCTATACACATGGGGTACACGGGTACATAtaaatgtatgtaggtacttgtACTTAGTTGGTATCAGTTTGATAAATGGAGTATACACAATGCACAGGGTATGTATACACGTTTAATACTACTGAAAGCGTAGAGCGACTTAAAAAAAGTGGTTGGAACGTTCGTTGGTACCTTGCTTTTATTTATGAAACAATTCAGTTTGCCTGTTTAAATTAATGCGACTCATGAATTTTATAGAGGAAAAAGggaatacaaaatataaatccAAGACAGGAAATTTTATGTCAGGTGGGGAGGAGAGGAGTGATATTcttgtaattgaaaaaaattatttatttattgttttttgctttaaacCAGAGATTTACTTTGGCAATTTGTtgtggaaatgatttttttgtggCAAGCAAGCAAAAAGGAATTTGTTCCAAACATAATGACTCAAATTTATAGTCAACCTGTGTTTAGGTAAGAAATAAACTTACCACTGGTTATCAATTGTGGTAATCATGCATAAACTATCGAGGTATTCGCTCGGAACAAGTTCGGAAACGGAAATTATTTTCCGATCAGAACGCAAATTGCTTCTAGGTATCCATTGAGGAACTATATAACTAAAATGCATCATAGAATTGCCTACGTTTTTGTCTAAACTTCAGAAAAAATTTAACGTGTAAAAacgaataattttgtttgccaGGAATTTTCAGCAATCTTTATTTTCCACTAAATTGATTTATTGTATAATACTTTTCACGTGAATATTACAAATAGGCTGATTATTTTAAGAAGTACTTTGTATTACGATGATGTACAAAAAGATTTCAtcatataggtaggtacataatgAAAAACTTTGAAGAGGTCACTAGTAAATTCCGATATTCGAAAAGATTTCACTAAAATGTCCATTAGAACGAGTACATCAATAGATTgtcataaatttataaatacggCTTTAGGGAGATTTGTTTATACTAGCTTTAAATCAACTTTTCCATAAAATTGCCTAAAttggaagtattttttaaaGGTAACAAATCAGCCACCCGAAACTTGACTTAATTGTTTAGTCCACTAGGATTCTGAacatattcatttttttctttagcatTTCAGTGGTGTGCAATGTGCATTGTcccaaatatttttagaaacaaaCAGAGTGTGCTAAATTCCTCCTGAGCGACTAGagtaatttgtttttggaatttagttgaaattttgactttaatCTACCAGTCGCGAATTTCAACAATACCAATTCCCAATAGCGGCAAACAAACAGtataccaatgaattttatttattgaattataCGTACATCAGTTAAAAAGAAACCTCAATTTTTTACCGGATACTGGTATTACTCAAAAACTTTAACTTAACACAAAAATGGGCTCAACTGTCTTCAAAATAACTGCTCAAAATAAATGCTCAAAGGTTGAATCGTCTAAAGTGACTTGTGATAGTTACACCATTTTATTGTTTATAGTTGATCTTATAATACTCTCTACTATCACAAAATAAACTTATCCGATTTAGACTCAGGAAATTCGTTATTCCATTAAGTTCAAAAACATTTGACTCAAATCCGACTTCTTCTCGAAGAGATTCTAGTCCAAAATAACAGCAATAGTTTTTTAAGTTACGTGACGGTAAGTACTTCAAAATTCACTTACATACTGCTTACGACAAGTAGCTGACGTCATAGCCGAAGAAATTAGTGAGCCTAttaaatatttacataaaaaagCGAATTTTAGACTCATTTTATTATACCTACCAAAGATACAAAAACCATAACGGAGATAAGCAATAGTAGCGACATAAAACAATTATGAATTACGAGGATGGTTCCATGAACGTTTCTtcataaaattctttattttaactttatttttatttttttaaacagaaaaacCTAAGACAAATTCAAATACGAACAGTAAGAAATAAATGACGTACCAAAAAACCATCCGTAAAAATAAATGAGTATCGTATAATTAAtacaaaacttcaaaatttgCCACATATCACTATTGAATCAGTGTTCCATAATCAGGCTACAGGTGACAGGTCGTCTGTATACTATGCATCTacaatcgcttccacccaaaattttcatttttaaacaacaCTATGCCACATTTCCTTACGGATATGATAAGAGGATTGATTACTAATGGAAAAGGTTTTAATACTTACTTGGTATCTTGCAGTATCTAATGCTTTCTTGTTTGCTTCTTTAAATTCTTTCTTGCTTTCTTGATTTATAGTTTGCTTCTTTAAATTCTATAGACTTCTTTCCGTGTGATTAcatcgagtttaaaaataaGCTGTACCTCTCTTTGAACTTGACTTAAAACATATTACATACTATTCGATAATTCTTCATTTAACATAAGCCAGGCATCCGTAGACCATTTCAAATTTAACTTGGTTCTGATCTTGTTGTTCTTGAAAATACGGTCATCAAAAAGTCATagtttgatagaaaatttaagatTCGAATGTTCCTCCTGGAAACAGCAAAACTAGCATCACTTTTTGTGTCGACTGTTTACCATTGCTTAATCGCATCAAGCCGATGTTCAAAAATTCTAACAAAAGGGAATCTCAAGAAATCATAAGAGGcataaaatgcaaattttaaatGGAGTTGAAAAGATATTGATTCTATGAATTACTGACTATACAATGTTTTCGATTATGAGGTTCCATCATTACTCAAGAAACTATTGTAGTAAATCTTGGAAgacttaaaaacttttttttgattgcCCTCACGATTCCCTGTTAGTTATACCAATCGGGTAAGGCGATAGTTGACTGTTGATAGTAAAAAAGGCACTTTGATCTAATCGGCAGTCAGCTATCGCCTTAGCCGATTCCACTTCTTAAATTCGTATGATGCGttgttataacaaaaaatgcaGTGAATTagcttaatttaaatattatttaaccgtttataaaaaaaaaaattaagtgaacccgaatttttaaaaaatacattttttttttatttttcagttcaTATGCCAACTTTCTGTGATCTAGCTGAAGCTGCAATTCCCAATTTTGTTGGTATAAAATACACTTCCAATGATTTAGCTGTTGGATCAGCTTGTCTTAAAAAAGGACGAAGTATATTTCTTGGAGCCGATACACTCCTAGTAGCTGGACTagtaatgggttttgattcagCAATTATGACTACTCTTAACATCTGCCCCTATTTATCAGTGGCTATTATGGAACACATGAAAAAAGGAGAGCTCTCAAAAGCTCAAGAAGCCCAAAAAGATTTAACTTTGAATATAGATAAAATTCTCCAAGAAGGTAATGGTGAATGGGTGCCATCAATGAAACAGGCCTTCAATAAATTCAACCGATACCAACCGAATGGTGGACATGCTGGTCCAGTTCGTGAATTTCACTGCATTTGATGAtatacaataaattaaattaaaaaaaaaaataataaaaaattaaaattatatgataacatgatttttatgaataatAATATATGCAGCATGCATTatttgtgattttgtttttttttgttttaaatttaaataaatgaaatagtAAAAAAAGAGTAAACAATTGTGTacaatcgaaacaaaaaaattaaatgatcatcaaaaatatataaacgaATGAATTAATTATATGATTAACAACCGGCAAATGAGAAGGATGAGAAAACCCTAAAAATTAAATCCGCCCTCTGGTGCATTTGGCTGTGATGACGAATTAAAGTCGAGCGCACCATTCAATTCCTTTGGAGCCAATTCAGACTCGTTGTCATTGCCATTGCTAAAGTACGAATCGACAATAGCATACGCCTTCTTATAGACTTCTTCGTTTTCATGAGTTTGTAGATTTTCCAATTTATCCAAACCACCCATTTGTTCTATCGTCAAACACAAACTCTCAGTTCCACCGAGTTTCTCTGCCAAAGCAAATAGATTTGTGAGTCCAGTGAGGACAACTTTAATAGTACGGGCATCTTTATTCTCCAAAAGATCACAGTAGGGTTTGAGTACTTGGTACTTTTCAATTAGATCGATAATTTGTTCGGGTGTGCCACTGGTTGTTGTATTTGTAACCGCCCAGGCGGCTTCTTTTTGTGATTTGAAATCACCTTTTTCCATGACCTTGCGAATGTGAACAAAGATTtctataaaataataagaaaataaaaaaaaagaagaaaaaaaaataaattaaactcaTAAGATTGATGCAGTATCTATAAGTAGGTAAAGAAATAGATatcatttgttttcttcttatCCACCAACGCGCCATATCCaacttttgtttgaaaaaaaaaaaaaaatggaataaattTCGACCAAAATAGCATTTCAACAAACAGAAGAGGAGTTTCATAGGAAATTCAGATAAAATAAGCAGTGGTAATGTATTGCACCCGATGGATGGAAAATAAAGCTGATTTAAGGGCGAATCGAATACGTGAATTGAATGATACCATCGCCGCATCGAGACACGAGCAAGAGAATAGGAAGGaataatttcttcttttttctttttggtatgaaaacaatttatttcagtAAGAACGATGTGTCTTTGTGCATAATTGCGTTTGGTATAATAAAAAGTATGCATTCTATAAACACGAAACGAGAAATTCTAAGTAATTCAATCTTTTAGAGAGTAGATATTGTTTTCCGTTAAGAatagtatttaaaattaaaaggaaaATATGCAACTTACCAGCATCGATAACAGCTTGAATTTGTTTCTGATTGCCAGCTGTAATGTTACTAACAGTCCAAGCAGCTTCTTTGACAATATTATGCTTCGAGTGTTGAAGAAGCAGTCCTAACTTTGGTAAGCCACCTGCAGCAATTACAGCATCAGTCTGgggagaaaaaattacaaaaaaggaAATAGATAAAATTATCTCGATTAAAAAATAGTGCGTAACATCATTCAAACAGATATAACGTTTCAGAAAAATTGCGAAAACatgatttgaaattgaaatacttCGAAATATACAATGAATAAAGAGAAAGAAATATCTTCCATGTGAATTTTACGAAAAAGATCTTTTCATAGAGAATAGATAAAAGAGAATAAAATATAGTAAGTTTCAGGAAATCCTCATTAAACATTTTATAACAATATACTATAACACGAATTTTGAGCGTACTTTTTTCCTCGAAAtttgctctacaaaaaagaacCCCCTtccagtgaaaaaaaaaaaaatggaataaaatgATAGAATACCTCCAGGAATATTTATTCCTGATTTTTATCAATATTCGAGTTCTTCGAAGAAGAGAAATGTTTACAAGGCAATTATAAATACCactaaaaacatattaaaatatttgtggAAATTTATTTTGCTAAAGTAGGAAATTAACAAGTTGGCTGTTACGAAGAAACGTAAGATAACCGCAAAGGAACTTGTTGGTTTTTCTAAGAACTTTTCACAAAAGTGTGACGGGTGAAgtagattttttaacagacttGCCACTTTGTGTATACGGTTTTCAAGGAAAtttaacttttccaaaattggtatatgacacaTACCgatatttttggtccaaaaattggtatatgacagataccgttatttttggtccaaaaagttaattccgaaaacccttcctactttattaatttataaagtTCACAAGAGTGCTTTGATTATGGAAAAATTGGTGATTGGGGGTATAAGTTGCCCTTTATCTGTTctcaaatcttaaaaaataaatgtgttttGAATCAATTAGGGTCAAAtgaagaattggaaaataatattttgaaagacTTCCAAACTCTCACTTTCAGGGAGGAGTTTTGCTGAAAGTTTTGAAAACGTTCTTCTCTCAGGTTATATGACCAAGTAGAACATTTGAAGCATCTTGTATCAATAAttgctggttttttttttaattgaaattctgAATTTAGGAAAAATCTGGCAAATAATATCTTAATATCTTCATATTCAATTTTCCCTTTCCTctgttaattttttatcatcACATTTCCGACACCTGTAGACACAATTTGAGGAAGATGGTAGGATTTTCCTTATTATCATCCCCTCAAATCGATCCAGAGGAATATGTGGGCTTTCTACTCAACCTGTTTCCAAAGACGTTTGTtaataatgaaacaaaaattaagaacttAATCAGATAGTCTttggttttcttaaaatatgAAACTTTATTGATTAAAGgcctttttgtgtttgtttccaTGGAACTAAAGACCTCTATCTCTCTCTTTAAACCATTGAAAAAGTGTGTAGCAACTACTGTGTGTAAATGTAGAATCACAATCCATTAAACCTTATACTATAATAAGTATGCCTTTTATGTTATAGCTTTCTTATTCGTCTTCAAAGAGTTGTTTGTTGGtagcttcttcttcttcttcttgtatTTATACAAAGATACTCTGTTGCTTTTTAATTAACAAATTGGGGGGGAAACCTTTTTGCCATTTGCTTCTCTCGCTTGATGGCAAATAAGGATTGCGAGTACCaacaaaattcttctttttttatttataaatcaacAATTCCCGCACCTCTACAAATATTTACCATAATCCCTTAAACTCCTCCAACAaataaaatctaacaaaaacaaccaaagaagaaaaagaatacaaagaaaaaaagaaagaaccaaaaaaaaaaactgaaacccTCACAATACATGATGATTCGAACCATGTCGTTTATTTTGGATTCGCTTACAAATTTATGCAAACGAATTTGTTAAGacttatttttgatataaattctATGGTTTTTGATGTGGCGTCCTAAGCAAATATACGAGAGAGAGTTCTATTACACAAAACATTTTAGTTTGCTTGAACTTTTCGCACAAAGTTCAAAAGATGTAATGAATACCTTCCTACATTTTGGTAGGAGGTACGAGCAATAGCAAAAAAGGACGATTAGgactgatgatgatgaagaaggGCTGACACGACGACGGACGGCCAAGACGGACAAATAACAAAAGACGACGACGAGAACATAAACGACCACCAACGAAAACCAACCCAAAGCGGTTAGCCTCAACATAATATTATGTAAGCAATGAACTTTTGTTTCATAATTTCCTCGCTCCTTCatggaaaagttatttttagttAATATTTGTGTTATTATTAAGCCTTTTATTTGCATTTCTTTATTCTAGAAGAgaagtttctgttttttttttttttttttgttattttttgtttctattttgtaATTTAGGTTAAGCTTTTAAGTTGAAGTTAAATAAGCTTCTCTTTTAAAAACAAGGAGAGAGGGGCACAGCTGATGGGAAGAGGCAATAAATTCCgattatgtattttaattataCTGAAACGCTTTGTCATTTTAAATTCTCTTTAAGGGTTATTCAACTAAAATAATAAGAACTTAATTTACGAGACTCAAAAGATTAAAATTGAATGAGCGTAACTATTATTTTACGCAACAACAGCAAGGGCAATTTAACCACAGAATTCAaagaataaattataattgaatGTGAATGGTAGAAGATGATGTTACATACAGATATTtccaagtttatttttattcgtataccacaatttatttatttacttattggACCATATTGAGCAATTAACAGTTCTTGTCTAAGCAAAGGCAGCTTTCTATTGATCACGATTTCTTAAAGCTGACTACAGTTTTTGATGTCAAGACCTCTGGCAACCGTTTTGAATATTGGCCATAAAAGTTTCGATCAATCAAAGCGTTGTTATAACTGCTTCATTCGATCTTTTAACACTTTCCTTTCGAAAAAGTtgcagttttatttaattagaGATTTAATTGTCAGCTGGCTGTCCAAGAAGATCCGAATATTCGTGTTGGATATCACGTTTTCTCTGAGTCTAGATAGAACTTCTTTTTTCGATAGAATTTCCACTTGAACAATGGTCTGGTAGGCGGAAGAAAACATtgagattcagttttttttaaaacattccaCTCCTTACGCCGTCATTGCTTTTTGAACCATCAGTGTAGAAGTGTAAAGAGCAATTATCCAGGATACAATGGTTTTTTCATACGCACttccagaacatccacccataagTCAAGCGCTCGTTCTTAACTGATGTGCTTTTGGGTTCGTCACTGTACCTTCCAGAAGGTAATCAAGGACTGGAATGAGGAGGAAAAGACTAAAAAACACGCTTCACTGgtggtaaaaaaaagaaaggatttTCTGCAGTAAAGCCCTCTCTCAAAGAAAGAAAGGCAAAAATGCAAGGCTTTAAAGTAACAAAGACCTGGGCTCCTGTCCTGTAACTTTATCACTTTCCACTGGCGATAAACGTATTTCAACGTCtctaaaatctctaaaattttttttttattttgatgagataaaatggattaagtcattaaaatattttatcgccagtgataaaagttatAGAACATGGACACTGCTCAaccttaataaattaataaatcacTTGTAATTTGCCATTTAAATAGGTTAGTTTTTACACCGTCCTGTACATTCTACATTCTTAGCTGATATCCAATGGAGCTAATAGCAGGTTGATGATTGGTTTTTGATGTGAATTTCACTTCTTCTCATCATTTTTGGGGGTGTTGTATCCAAAAAAAACTAGCTCTTTGATGCTTTATTTGTAAGAGCACTAATATTAGATAGGAATGGATCGTCTTGGCTAAGACTGTACAGTTGC encodes:
- the LOC129920242 gene encoding N-acetylneuraminate lyase B-like isoform X1; translation: MRLEYGVAGFLPADFTHSPHLQILQQLKNTLHTMSSTKKVSLEFKGLMAPVFTSFNNDEKRTIRVDNIDGYAKFLKSEGIHGVLVNGTTGEGPVLNLVERKLVTEKWWEAAKKYDLTLMVQIGGAALPDVIELAIHAESLGVHAILCLPELYFKPKNVEALVEYFKLISKYCPNTPLLYYHIPMFVGLNFHMPTFCDLAEAAIPNFVGIKYTSNDLAVGSACLKKGRSIFLGADTLLVAGLVMGFDSAIMTTLNICPYLSVAIMEHMKKGELSKAQEAQKDLTLNIDKILQEGNGEWVPSMKQAFNKFNRYQPNGGHAGPVREFHCI
- the LOC129920242 gene encoding N-acetylneuraminate lyase B-like isoform X2, translating into MRLEYGVAGFLPADFTHSPHILQQLKNTLHTMSSTKKVSLEFKGLMAPVFTSFNNDEKRTIRVDNIDGYAKFLKSEGIHGVLVNGTTGEGPVLNLVERKLVTEKWWEAAKKYDLTLMVQIGGAALPDVIELAIHAESLGVHAILCLPELYFKPKNVEALVEYFKLISKYCPNTPLLYYHIPMFVGLNFHMPTFCDLAEAAIPNFVGIKYTSNDLAVGSACLKKGRSIFLGADTLLVAGLVMGFDSAIMTTLNICPYLSVAIMEHMKKGELSKAQEAQKDLTLNIDKILQEGNGEWVPSMKQAFNKFNRYQPNGGHAGPVREFHCI